A portion of the Calothrix sp. 336/3 genome contains these proteins:
- a CDS encoding chromophore lyase CpcT/CpeT: MIISPELLSLGSYLAGEFDNREQAIAEPAWYVHLRLWQRPINLFPEDSLTLFAEQASVVQINQPYRQRIMRLRDYQDGSLQVQYYMLKNPDDWRGAGQNPGILNYLTAEAIELLPGCVLQVSSHTLDHGYKFTATQPTNTQCCFQYAGQTIQVALGFIVTPQELFTYDKGIDRETGKATWGAILGPYRYSKRENYFARAN, encoded by the coding sequence ATGATCATATCCCCAGAATTACTCTCTCTAGGAAGCTATCTCGCTGGTGAGTTTGATAACCGTGAGCAGGCGATCGCCGAACCTGCATGGTATGTACATTTACGTTTATGGCAAAGACCAATAAATTTATTTCCAGAAGATAGTCTTACCCTCTTTGCAGAACAAGCCAGCGTTGTGCAAATTAATCAGCCCTATCGTCAACGGATTATGCGTTTAAGAGATTATCAAGACGGCTCTTTACAAGTACAGTATTATATGCTAAAAAACCCTGATGACTGGCGTGGTGCAGGGCAAAACCCTGGAATATTAAACTATTTAACAGCAGAAGCAATAGAGTTATTACCGGGTTGTGTACTGCAAGTCAGTTCTCACACCCTTGACCATGGGTATAAGTTTACTGCAACTCAACCGACTAACACCCAATGCTGTTTTCAATATGCGGGTCAGACAATCCAAGTGGCTTTAGGCTTCATTGTTACACCCCAGGAACTTTTCACTTACGATAAAGGCATAGACAGGGAGACAGGTAAAGCTACTTGGGGAGCAATACTCGGTCCCTATCGTTACAGTAAGCGAGAAAATTACTTCGCACGGGCTAATTAG
- a CDS encoding STAS domain-containing protein: MIHIEQKTCTTNDGNTVILLTPSGRLDITTAWQFRLKLQECISKFSRHVVVNLGQVNFIDSSGLTSLVAGMRDADKVNGSFRICNVHPEAKLVFEVTMMDTVFEIFETEEEALAGVPRSIAS, encoded by the coding sequence GTGATCCACATCGAGCAAAAAACTTGCACAACCAACGATGGCAATACCGTGATTCTTTTGACTCCATCAGGACGCTTAGATATCACCACCGCTTGGCAGTTCCGTTTGAAATTACAAGAATGCATCTCCAAATTCAGTCGTCATGTAGTCGTTAATTTGGGTCAAGTCAACTTTATTGACAGTTCTGGATTAACTTCATTAGTCGCAGGGATGCGTGATGCGGATAAAGTTAATGGTAGTTTTCGTATCTGTAACGTCCATCCAGAGGCAAAGTTAGTGTTTGAAGTCACGATGATGGATACAGTATTTGAAATTTTTGAGACAGAAGAAGAAGCATTAGCTGGGGTTCCTCGCAGTATTGCCAGTTAA
- the hemF gene encoding oxygen-dependent coproporphyrinogen oxidase, whose protein sequence is MLTNSQSPTISTEASASLPPADAKTRVSQFMKQLQDEITQTLAQVDGVADFQEDAWERPEGGGGRSRVLRDGAVFEQAGVNFSEVWGSHLPPSILAQRPEAAGHKFYATGTSMVLHPRNPYVPTVHLNYRYFEAGPVWWFGGGADLTPYYPFAEDAQHFHQTFKNACDKHHPEYYSVFKRWCDEYFYLKHRDETRGVGGLFFDYQDGRGALYRGSATDSPAATYSQKLGNVGDRNWEELFAFIQDCGHAFLPAYVPIAQKRHGIEYGDRQRNFQLYRRGRYVEFNLVYDRGTIFGLQTNGRTESILMSLPPLVRWEYGYQPEPNTPEAELYETFLKPQDWINWTP, encoded by the coding sequence ATGTTGACCAATTCCCAAAGCCCTACCATTTCGACAGAAGCATCTGCATCTTTACCACCTGCTGACGCGAAAACCAGAGTCAGCCAGTTTATGAAACAGTTGCAAGATGAGATAACTCAGACTTTGGCGCAAGTAGATGGTGTCGCAGATTTTCAGGAAGATGCTTGGGAACGTCCAGAAGGTGGTGGTGGGCGATCGCGTGTTTTACGCGACGGAGCTGTTTTTGAGCAGGCAGGTGTAAACTTTTCTGAAGTTTGGGGTTCCCATCTTCCTCCTTCCATTCTCGCCCAACGTCCAGAAGCCGCAGGTCATAAATTCTATGCTACTGGTACATCCATGGTGTTACACCCCCGTAATCCCTATGTTCCAACAGTACATTTAAACTATCGTTATTTTGAGGCAGGTCCAGTTTGGTGGTTTGGAGGTGGTGCTGATTTAACGCCCTATTACCCCTTCGCTGAAGATGCGCAACATTTCCATCAAACTTTTAAAAATGCCTGTGACAAGCACCATCCTGAGTATTATTCAGTTTTCAAACGCTGGTGTGATGAGTATTTTTATTTGAAACATCGGGATGAGACCCGTGGAGTCGGTGGTTTATTCTTTGACTATCAAGATGGGCGTGGAGCGTTGTATCGTGGTTCTGCTACCGATAGTCCAGCCGCAACCTACAGCCAGAAATTAGGCAATGTTGGCGATCGCAACTGGGAAGAGTTATTTGCTTTTATTCAAGATTGTGGTCATGCCTTTTTACCAGCATACGTACCCATCGCTCAAAAACGTCATGGAATAGAATATGGCGATCGCCAACGCAATTTCCAACTTTACCGTCGTGGACGTTATGTAGAATTTAACCTCGTATACGACAGAGGTACGATTTTTGGACTGCAAACCAACGGACGCACAGAATCAATCCTGATGTCCTTACCACCTCTAGTACGCTGGGAATACGGCTATCAACCAGAACCCAATACCCCAGAAGCTGAGTTGTACGAAACCTTCCTCAAACCCCAAGATTGGATTAATTGGACACCTTAA
- a CDS encoding polyketide cyclase / dehydrase and lipid transport produces the protein MPGLLPKFIHRKRRKVCLSLVKTYREISSASVDELWQKVVDLADVSWHPLLKSTNVPRGLVPKPGLIYQAVTRLSPIPIRIFVERVNPRELLTVRILAIPGVEERITYTVESTVCGTYVSYSVTLKGWLSPLIWSFSRPYSDRVARALVEAVEGSGLEAVSRRGNNMNNRYWDLGF, from the coding sequence ATGCCAGGTTTGTTGCCCAAATTTATCCATCGCAAACGTCGGAAAGTCTGTCTTTCCTTAGTCAAGACCTATAGAGAAATTAGTTCTGCATCCGTGGATGAATTATGGCAAAAGGTAGTAGATTTAGCTGATGTTTCCTGGCATCCTCTACTCAAAAGTACTAACGTACCCAGGGGACTAGTACCGAAACCAGGATTAATTTATCAAGCTGTCACCCGTTTATCGCCGATTCCCATTCGGATTTTTGTGGAACGTGTCAATCCCAGGGAATTATTGACTGTGCGTATTTTGGCAATTCCAGGAGTTGAGGAAAGAATTACCTATACGGTTGAGTCTACGGTTTGTGGCACCTATGTTTCCTATTCCGTCACCCTCAAAGGATGGTTATCTCCCCTAATTTGGTCTTTTTCTCGTCCTTATAGCGATCGCGTAGCTCGTGCATTAGTTGAAGCAGTGGAAGGAAGCGGGTTAGAAGCAGTTTCTCGCCGGGGAAACAATATGAATAATCGGTATTGGGATTTAGGGTTCTAG
- a CDS encoding Mrp/NBP35 family ATP-binding protein, which produces MHDVLDSRSVLEVLRPVQDPELRKSLVELNMIRNVSIDAGRVSFTLVLTTPACPLREFIVQDCQRAVKTLPGVTDVVVEVTAETPQQKGLPDRTGIDGVKNIIAISSGKGGVGKSTVTVNLAVALAQMGAKVGLLDADIYGPNDPTMLGLSEAQLAVEKTEKGEVLEPAFNHGVKLVSMGFLIGQDQPVIWRGPMLNGIIRKFLYEVSWGELDYLLVDMPPGTGDAQLTLTQAVPMAGAVIVTTPQTVALLDARKGLRMFQQMGVPVLGIVENMSYFIPPDMPEKQYDIFGSGGGSKTATELGVSLLGCVPLEIATRVGGDSGVPIVVGEPNSPSAKALMAIAQTMAAKISVAALT; this is translated from the coding sequence ATGCACGATGTTCTCGATTCTCGCTCTGTCTTAGAAGTGTTGCGACCAGTACAAGACCCAGAACTCCGCAAAAGTCTGGTAGAACTGAATATGATTCGCAACGTCAGCATTGACGCTGGCAGGGTGAGCTTTACGTTGGTGTTAACGACACCTGCCTGCCCTTTGCGGGAATTTATTGTTCAAGATTGCCAAAGAGCTGTGAAAACCTTACCAGGGGTGACAGACGTGGTTGTGGAAGTCACAGCTGAGACACCCCAACAAAAAGGATTGCCAGACCGTACGGGTATAGATGGTGTGAAAAACATCATCGCCATATCCAGTGGTAAGGGTGGTGTTGGTAAAAGTACGGTGACTGTGAATTTGGCAGTGGCTTTAGCACAGATGGGGGCAAAGGTTGGGTTACTAGATGCGGATATTTATGGTCCCAATGACCCGACAATGTTGGGTTTGTCGGAAGCACAACTAGCTGTAGAAAAAACTGAGAAAGGGGAAGTTCTAGAACCCGCTTTTAACCATGGTGTGAAATTAGTATCCATGGGTTTTTTAATTGGTCAAGACCAACCTGTAATTTGGCGTGGACCAATGCTTAACGGAATTATTCGTAAATTCCTCTATGAAGTCAGTTGGGGAGAGTTAGATTATTTGTTGGTGGATATGCCTCCAGGAACAGGAGACGCTCAATTGACTCTGACTCAAGCTGTACCTATGGCAGGGGCGGTAATTGTCACCACACCCCAGACAGTAGCCTTACTGGATGCTCGTAAGGGCTTGCGGATGTTCCAACAAATGGGTGTACCTGTTTTGGGTATTGTGGAAAATATGAGTTATTTTATCCCTCCAGATATGCCGGAAAAACAATATGACATTTTCGGTTCTGGGGGTGGTTCCAAAACAGCAACAGAATTGGGAGTCTCACTCCTTGGTTGTGTACCCTTGGAAATTGCTACCCGTGTTGGTGGTGATAGTGGTGTTCCCATTGTGGTTGGTGAACCGAATTCTCCCTCCGCTAAAGCTTTAATGGCGATCGCCCAAACCATGGCAGCTAAAATCTCAGTTGCTGCTCTCACCTAG
- the rodA gene encoding rod shape-determining protein RodA: protein MLLKKSRSPFFNFPWKSLFKPWHQVDWVLFWLPVIVTVFGGLVIRSTELGRKMPIYDPGQMDLWTWMWQYFQALLDTNWFWHLVMGFVGILITLVLSLIRYENFLHLHWVTYGLTNASLLAVMAFGKSAKGAQRWLPIAGFQIQPSEFAKVGIIITLAALLHKRTASDLNNTFRALAVTAVPWGLVFVQPDLATSLVFGAIVLGMLYWADANPGWLILLVSPVIAAILFSLAWPFPIVLFKEIYLGPLGIVWSISMGVLGWFTLPWRRYALGAIGSFSLNMLGGEMGIFAWNHVLRDYQKNRLISFMNPEGDPLGTGYHLIQSRIAIGAGEIWGWGLNNGPMTQLNFVPEQHTDFIFSAVGEEFGFVGCFILLSVMCLICFRLLYIAQTAKDNFGSLLAIGVLSMIVFHTIVNVGMNVGLAPVAGIPLPWMSYGRSAMLKNCLALGLVESVANFRKRQKY from the coding sequence ATGCTGTTAAAAAAGTCCCGCTCTCCCTTTTTCAATTTCCCCTGGAAATCGCTGTTTAAACCCTGGCATCAGGTGGACTGGGTGTTATTTTGGCTACCAGTAATTGTAACTGTCTTTGGTGGCTTAGTCATCCGTAGTACAGAACTAGGTCGAAAAATGCCCATCTATGACCCTGGGCAAATGGACTTGTGGACTTGGATGTGGCAGTATTTCCAGGCATTACTAGATACCAACTGGTTTTGGCACTTGGTGATGGGATTTGTGGGCATATTAATCACCTTGGTATTATCACTGATTCGATATGAAAATTTTCTACATCTCCATTGGGTGACATACGGGTTAACTAATGCCAGTTTGCTTGCGGTGATGGCATTTGGTAAAAGTGCTAAGGGGGCACAACGTTGGTTGCCCATTGCTGGCTTTCAAATTCAACCTTCAGAATTTGCCAAGGTCGGGATTATTATTACTCTGGCAGCATTACTGCACAAACGCACAGCCTCAGACCTCAACAATACCTTTCGAGCGCTAGCAGTCACAGCCGTTCCCTGGGGATTGGTATTTGTGCAGCCAGACTTAGCTACGTCTCTGGTTTTTGGAGCAATTGTTTTAGGAATGTTGTATTGGGCAGATGCTAACCCCGGATGGTTGATTTTGTTGGTATCTCCAGTGATTGCAGCAATTCTGTTTAGTTTAGCTTGGCCCTTCCCAATTGTGCTGTTTAAGGAAATCTACCTTGGTCCCTTGGGGATTGTCTGGTCTATCTCTATGGGAGTTCTTGGATGGTTCACTTTGCCATGGCGACGATATGCTCTAGGGGCAATCGGTTCATTCAGTTTAAATATGCTGGGTGGGGAAATGGGAATTTTTGCCTGGAATCATGTCCTGCGAGATTATCAGAAGAATCGTCTGATTTCCTTTATGAATCCCGAAGGCGACCCCCTAGGCACAGGATATCACCTGATTCAATCTCGGATTGCTATCGGAGCCGGGGAAATTTGGGGATGGGGTTTGAATAATGGTCCGATGACACAGCTCAACTTTGTCCCAGAGCAACATACAGATTTTATTTTCTCCGCAGTCGGTGAGGAGTTTGGGTTTGTTGGCTGCTTCATTCTCTTATCGGTGATGTGCTTAATCTGTTTTCGCTTGTTGTACATTGCCCAAACTGCCAAGGATAACTTTGGTTCTTTGTTGGCGATCGGTGTGCTATCGATGATTGTGTTTCACACTATCGTGAATGTCGGAATGAATGTCGGACTAGCTCCTGTGGCTGGAATTCCCCTACCATGGATGAGTTATGGGCGTTCGGCAATGTTGAAGAATTGTCTGGCTTTAGGTTTGGTGGAATCCGTTGCTAATTTCCGAAAACGACAGAAATATTAG
- a CDS encoding NAD(P)H dehydrogenase subunit NdhS: protein MILPGATVRVKNPADTYYRFEGLVQRVTDGKVAVLFEGGNWDKLITFRLSELEVVETTAGRKGSKK from the coding sequence ATGATTCTGCCAGGAGCAACTGTACGTGTAAAAAACCCCGCAGACACTTACTATCGTTTTGAAGGACTCGTGCAACGAGTGACTGATGGTAAAGTGGCTGTGCTGTTTGAAGGTGGTAACTGGGATAAACTAATTACCTTTCGCCTGAGCGAGCTAGAAGTAGTAGAAACTACAGCCGGACGCAAAGGAAGTAAAAAGTAA
- a CDS encoding HAS-barrel domain-containing protein: MRLPLPQFDKSDRHPNHFAEVIETTTCEFLAQCLEPEDLTFPSMPPFGSWVCSVDEESGNKVYGIVYYATTMPIDSVHRPVALGLSLQDLREEQPQIFAMLKTEFRAVIVGFETASEISSSRVYQYLPPRPPQIHQAVHHCSLEAIIEFTEELDFLQTLLSLSQAPVESLTAAVIRQVYQLRKCDRHWLVKAGRGLSVLLKDDYDRLRLILSQIHP, translated from the coding sequence ATGCGTCTTCCCCTACCCCAATTTGACAAAAGCGATCGCCACCCTAATCATTTTGCGGAGGTGATTGAAACTACTACCTGTGAGTTTTTAGCTCAGTGTTTGGAACCGGAAGATTTAACTTTTCCTTCCATGCCCCCTTTTGGCAGTTGGGTTTGTTCTGTAGACGAAGAGTCTGGTAATAAAGTATACGGTATTGTTTACTACGCTACCACCATGCCCATAGATTCTGTCCATCGACCAGTGGCATTAGGACTTTCATTGCAAGACTTACGGGAAGAACAACCGCAGATATTCGCAATGTTAAAAACCGAATTTCGGGCGGTGATCGTCGGCTTTGAGACAGCATCAGAAATTTCATCTAGTAGGGTGTATCAATATTTGCCTCCTCGTCCACCACAAATTCACCAGGCAGTACATCATTGTTCCCTAGAAGCAATTATTGAGTTTACCGAGGAGTTAGATTTTTTACAAACTCTGCTTTCTCTGAGTCAGGCTCCAGTAGAATCTTTAACTGCCGCAGTGATTCGCCAAGTGTACCAATTACGCAAGTGCGATCGCCACTGGCTAGTGAAAGCAGGAAGAGGTCTCAGCGTATTATTGAAAGACGATTACGACAGACTCAGATTAATTTTAAGTCAAATTCACCCATAG
- a CDS encoding cation:proton antiporter, translating to MELMSKFLISEVYSQFMVKEPIVSFVILLAIILAVPILFEKLRIPGLVGLVLSGFFLNASGWRILTAESQLIHLLSDIGLIYLVFVAGLETDLKQFRHHRSHAWVYACCTFTIVAIITTFLGLSLGLSWLKAIFIGSLFTSQTLITYPLLNRLGANKNFAVGMAVGATVLTDLAALLLITVCLYSNSRQLLLAETINIFNGLVIYSLILLLGCTWAGKEYFRRSGDDTGNQILFSLLAIFIAAVTTQIIGIEKIFAAFLAGLVINSVVEERPVKEKLTFIGNTLLIPIFFVNVGLSINLAGYQPIYLAKLIGLLLVALITSKFLASWLTKLFYRYSWQETLTIWSLSLPQVSITVVAAMVALKAGVLNQDLFNSVIVVILLTVTTAPLITNRVALTVTNYRLEESDSQRPQNTINISKHDAFSIVVPIYNPQTQQYLIEMAALLARQTEGRIIPLAIATAGVQMDTSQVDNALQRSELCLAKAAALSQMMGVKAEPLIRIDDAHAQGICRAAREQKASLIVMGWGKRTGIRARLFGNVIDNVLCYAHCPVAVTRLVESPKKIQRILVPIENLLAPSLQPVEFAQILAEANQAQVTVLNVCERRTSSNKITARRSQLSALVAGLALSNPPEIQIIAHENIPQAILQAARLYDLVVLPFIRNRTTPGGLAISDVTTQLAKQLTCSIVMLGEPEHSPQSVFSPSIISTTAIASMDH from the coding sequence ATGGAACTGATGTCAAAATTTCTGATTAGCGAAGTTTATTCTCAATTTATGGTAAAAGAACCGATAGTTTCTTTTGTCATTTTGTTGGCGATTATTTTAGCCGTACCAATTCTGTTTGAAAAATTACGAATTCCTGGATTGGTGGGTTTAGTTTTATCTGGATTTTTTCTGAATGCATCTGGTTGGCGAATTTTGACTGCTGAGTCGCAATTAATTCATTTACTATCAGATATCGGCTTAATATATCTGGTATTTGTCGCAGGTTTAGAAACCGATCTGAAACAGTTTCGCCATCACCGAAGTCATGCTTGGGTTTATGCTTGCTGCACATTTACCATTGTTGCCATCATTACAACTTTTTTAGGTTTATCTTTAGGTTTAAGTTGGCTCAAGGCAATTTTCATCGGCAGTTTATTTACATCCCAAACTTTAATTACCTATCCACTGCTGAATCGTTTAGGAGCAAATAAAAATTTTGCGGTGGGGATGGCAGTAGGGGCAACAGTCTTGACTGATTTAGCTGCTCTCTTGCTGATTACTGTCTGTCTATACAGTAACTCTCGCCAACTGCTTTTGGCAGAGACAATCAATATTTTTAATGGATTAGTTATCTATTCACTGATTTTGTTACTCGGTTGTACTTGGGCAGGCAAAGAATATTTTCGTCGTTCTGGTGATGATACCGGGAATCAAATTTTATTCTCGCTTTTAGCGATTTTTATTGCTGCTGTCACTACCCAAATTATAGGTATTGAGAAAATTTTTGCAGCTTTTTTAGCTGGTTTAGTAATTAATTCAGTTGTCGAAGAAAGACCTGTCAAGGAAAAATTAACTTTTATTGGTAATACTTTATTAATTCCGATTTTCTTTGTGAATGTGGGATTATCGATTAATCTTGCTGGCTATCAACCAATTTATCTGGCGAAGTTAATCGGCTTACTTCTTGTTGCCCTAATTACGAGTAAATTCCTGGCTAGCTGGCTGACTAAATTATTTTACCGCTATAGCTGGCAAGAGACATTAACCATCTGGTCATTGTCTTTGCCCCAAGTAAGTATCACCGTAGTTGCGGCAATGGTTGCCCTGAAAGCAGGTGTATTAAATCAGGATTTATTTAATAGTGTGATTGTGGTGATATTACTTACAGTCACCACTGCGCCTCTGATTACAAATCGTGTGGCATTGACAGTCACCAATTATCGTTTAGAAGAGTCAGATTCCCAACGACCTCAGAATACAATTAATATCAGTAAACATGATGCTTTTAGCATTGTTGTACCCATTTATAATCCCCAAACCCAGCAATATTTAATTGAGATGGCAGCACTGTTAGCGCGGCAAACCGAGGGAAGAATTATTCCCTTAGCGATCGCCACGGCGGGAGTGCAAATGGATACATCTCAAGTTGATAATGCCCTGCAACGTAGTGAACTTTGCCTAGCCAAGGCAGCTGCCTTAAGTCAGATGATGGGTGTGAAAGCAGAACCCCTGATTAGGATTGATGATGCCCATGCTCAAGGAATTTGTCGAGCTGCCCGTGAGCAAAAAGCCAGCTTGATAGTTATGGGGTGGGGTAAACGTACTGGCATCAGAGCCCGCTTGTTTGGCAATGTCATTGATAATGTCTTGTGCTATGCTCACTGTCCAGTTGCCGTGACTCGATTAGTCGAATCACCAAAAAAAATCCAACGCATTTTAGTACCCATAGAAAATTTGTTGGCTCCCTCCCTGCAACCAGTAGAATTTGCCCAAATATTGGCAGAGGCAAATCAAGCACAGGTGACTGTGTTAAATGTCTGTGAACGTCGTACAAGCTCTAATAAAATTACTGCTCGGCGATCGCAACTTTCTGCCCTAGTGGCGGGGTTAGCTCTGAGTAATCCCCCGGAAATTCAAATCATTGCCCATGAAAATATTCCCCAGGCAATTTTACAGGCAGCACGTTTATATGATTTGGTCGTTTTACCTTTTATCCGCAATCGTACAACTCCCGGTGGTTTGGCTATCAGTGATGTGACTACCCAACTAGCCAAGCAACTCACCTGCTCCATTGTGATGTTAGGTGAACCCGAACACTCCCCCCAGTCAGTTTTTTCCCCTAGTATTATCAGCACGACAGCGATCGCCAGTATGGATCACTGA
- a CDS encoding UDP-glucuronic acid decarboxylase family protein, producing the protein MRILVTGGAGFLGSHLIDRLMTAGHEVICLDNFYTGHKRNILKWMDNPYFELIRHDITEPIRLEVDQIYHLACPASPVHYQYNPVKTVKTNVMGTLNMLGLAKRVKARFFLASTSEVYGDPDIHPQVEEYRGNVNPIGLRACYDEGKRIAETLTFDYYRQNKVDVRVVRIFNTYGPRMLENDGRVVSNFIVQALRGEPLTVYGDGSQTRSFCYASDLIEGFIRLMNSDYVGPVNIGNPGEYTILELAQAVQKLVNPDSPINYEPLPADDPRRRRPDITKAKTLLNWEPTVPLEEGLKLTIEDFRDRMKVS; encoded by the coding sequence ATGAGAATTTTAGTGACGGGTGGCGCTGGGTTTCTTGGCTCCCATCTCATTGACCGACTAATGACCGCAGGACATGAAGTTATATGTTTAGATAATTTCTATACAGGTCATAAGCGTAATATTCTCAAGTGGATGGATAATCCATACTTTGAGTTAATTCGTCATGATATCACTGAGCCAATTCGTTTGGAAGTTGACCAGATATATCACCTAGCTTGTCCCGCCTCTCCTGTCCATTATCAGTATAATCCCGTAAAAACTGTCAAGACCAATGTGATGGGAACCTTGAATATGTTGGGATTAGCCAAGCGAGTCAAGGCAAGATTTTTCCTTGCTTCTACGAGTGAGGTATATGGAGATCCTGATATTCACCCCCAAGTTGAAGAATACAGAGGTAATGTCAACCCCATCGGTTTACGTGCCTGCTATGACGAAGGTAAGCGGATTGCTGAAACCTTAACCTTTGACTATTACAGACAGAATAAAGTTGATGTGCGCGTCGTCCGTATTTTCAACACCTACGGACCCAGAATGTTAGAAAACGATGGTCGCGTTGTCAGTAATTTCATCGTCCAAGCTCTTCGAGGTGAACCCTTAACTGTATACGGAGATGGTTCCCAAACACGGAGTTTTTGCTATGCATCAGACCTGATTGAAGGGTTTATCCGTCTGATGAATAGTGATTATGTAGGACCTGTAAATATTGGTAATCCTGGGGAATACACGATTTTAGAGTTAGCCCAAGCTGTACAGAAGCTGGTAAATCCTGATTCTCCCATTAATTATGAACCTCTCCCGGCAGATGATCCTCGTCGCCGTCGTCCCGATATTACTAAAGCCAAGACATTGTTAAATTGGGAACCTACCGTTCCTTTGGAAGAGGGGTTAAAACTGACAATAGAAGACTTCCGCGATCGCATGAAAGTTTCCTAG
- a CDS encoding UDP-glucose/GDP-mannose dehydrogenase family protein yields the protein MRVCVIGTGYVGLVTGACLAHIGHDVICVDNNEEKVKLMKSGQSPIFEPGLSEIMQGAIQSGKIQFTTDLGAGVSHGEILFIAVGTPPLANGESDTRYVEAVARGIGSHLNGGYKVIVNKSTVPIGSGDWVRMIVLDGIAERQKTLITAGSGHEERLPEVASEFDVVSNPEFLREGSAVYDTFNPDRIVLGGNSSRAIAMMQELYSPIVQRKFSENQSLPPVSVLVTDLSSAEMIKYAANAFLATKISFINEVANICDRVGADVTQVAKGIGLDSRIGNKFLNAGIGWGGSCFPKDVSALIHTADDYGYEAQLLKSAVTVNERQRLIALEKLQQALKILKGKTVGLLGLTFKPDTDDLRDAPALNLIEQLNRLGAKVKAYDPIISQTGMRHGLSGVLVETDAERLADGCDALVLVTEWEQFSHLDYGKMAQLMSHPVMIDGRNFLDPETMVRAGFQYIGIGR from the coding sequence ATGCGTGTTTGCGTCATTGGTACAGGTTACGTTGGTTTAGTCACAGGTGCTTGCTTGGCTCACATTGGTCATGATGTGATCTGTGTAGACAACAACGAAGAAAAAGTGAAGTTGATGAAGTCTGGGCAATCACCGATTTTTGAACCTGGGCTGTCAGAAATTATGCAGGGGGCAATCCAATCTGGCAAGATTCAGTTTACCACTGATTTGGGTGCTGGAGTTAGCCATGGAGAAATCCTGTTCATTGCAGTAGGTACACCACCCCTAGCTAATGGTGAAAGTGATACTCGCTACGTTGAAGCTGTTGCCCGTGGAATTGGTTCCCATCTCAATGGTGGTTACAAAGTTATCGTTAACAAATCTACTGTACCCATCGGTTCTGGTGACTGGGTGCGGATGATTGTACTGGATGGTATTGCTGAGCGCCAAAAAACCCTGATCACTGCTGGTAGTGGACATGAAGAAAGATTACCAGAAGTAGCTTCCGAATTTGATGTTGTCAGTAACCCTGAGTTCCTGCGGGAAGGTTCCGCAGTTTATGATACCTTCAACCCCGATCGCATTGTTTTAGGTGGCAATAGCTCAAGGGCGATCGCCATGATGCAAGAACTTTACTCCCCCATTGTCCAACGCAAATTCAGCGAAAATCAATCCTTACCTCCCGTCTCCGTATTGGTGACAGACTTAAGTTCTGCGGAAATGATTAAATACGCAGCTAACGCTTTCTTGGCAACCAAAATTAGTTTCATTAACGAAGTTGCTAATATTTGCGATCGCGTCGGTGCAGATGTTACCCAAGTAGCTAAGGGTATCGGTTTAGACTCCCGTATCGGCAATAAATTCCTGAATGCTGGTATTGGTTGGGGTGGTTCCTGTTTCCCCAAAGACGTCTCTGCATTGATTCACACCGCAGATGACTATGGTTACGAAGCGCAACTGTTAAAATCTGCTGTCACCGTCAACGAACGTCAGCGTTTGATTGCTTTGGAAAAACTCCAACAAGCATTGAAAATCCTCAAGGGTAAAACCGTAGGTTTGCTGGGTTTAACCTTCAAGCCTGATACCGATGATTTACGGGATGCTCCGGCTCTCAACCTGATTGAACAACTCAATCGTTTAGGTGCAAAAGTCAAAGCCTATGACCCCATTATCTCCCAAACAGGCATGCGCCATGGTTTATCTGGCGTATTAGTTGAAACTGATGCCGAACGTTTAGCTGATGGTTGTGATGCTTTGGTACTAGTGACTGAGTGGGAACAGTTTAGCCACCTAGATTACGGTAAAATGGCACAACTGATGAGCCATCCTGTCATGATTGACGGTCGGAACTTCCTCGATCCAGAAACTATGGTCAGAGCAGGCTTCCAATATATCGGTATTGGTCGCTAG